A window of Nonomuraea angiospora genomic DNA:
ATCACGATCGTGCGCGGGTTCGCCAGCACGCTCGACCGGCGCTGGGACAAGATGAGCGACCCGGAGCGCCGCTCGGCCGTGCACACGATCGCCGAGCGGGCCAGGTCGCTGGGCGAGCTCATGGACCACCTGCTGCTCGGGGCCAGGGCGGGGGCCGACGAGCTCAAGGTGCGGATCGAGGAGTTCGACCTGGCCGAGCGGATCGACGCGGCCACGCTCGGGCTGCCCGCGCTGTCGGACAAGCACCGGGTCGAGGTCGTCATCCAGGACGGGCTGCCGAACGTGCTGGGGGACGCCCTGGCCACGGACATCGTGCTGGGGCAGCTGCTGGAGAACGCGTTCAAGTACTCGCCCAAGGGCGGGCTGATCAGCGTGGAGGCCTGGCCCGAGGCCGGCAACGTCGTCGTGGTCGTGGACGATGAGGGGGTCGGTATCGCCCCGACTGACCGAGAGCGGATCTTTGAGAGGTTCGTCCAGGTGGACAGCGGCGACCGGAGACGGTTTGGTGGAGTGGGGCTCGGTCTCTACATAGTCCGCAGCCTCGCCAGGGCCCAAGGCGGAGACGTGAGCGCGCACCCGAGACCCGGAGGCGGCACACGAATGCGTCTCGAGCTGCGAGCGGCGGGTCTGAGCGAGTGAGCCGCCTCACGAAGTGAGGCCATGAGCTGCGAGGGAAGGCGGCGGGTCTGAGCGAGCGAGCCGCCTCACGAAGTGAGGCCATGAGCACGACCATCCGGGGGCTAGTTTCACTATCGGATCCGACACACCGAGGCGGTAACGAGGTGGTCACAGTTGAGCTGATCTATCGTCCAATGTGTACAAGCTGTGATCGAGATGCGGTTTCTGGGATCGAGTAACGGGGCATTTCGGTCGTACCGGGGAGTGTTCCCGCGGGGGGCACAGGGAACGGGGAGGTGGGTGTGTCAAGCGTGGTGCTGCTGCCGTACGCGCCGTCCAGCGTCGCCGTCGCCCGCCAGCGCCTGAGCACTGAGCTGCAGGACAGCGGGGTTTTTTCGACAGCGATCGACGACGCGGTGCTCGTGGTGAGCGAGCTGCTGAGCAACGCGCTGAGGCACGCGCATCCCCTTCCGTCGGGGATGGTGAGAGTTGCGTGGCTGCGCAGTGACGATCACATCGAAGTGGCGGTGAGCGACGGGGGCGCGGCGACCGAGCCGCGCGCGGGCCGCCCGACCCTGTCGTCGCTCGGGGGCCGGGGGCTCGGCATCGTGGAGTACGTGGCGGAGAGCTGGGGGGTCCGGCACGACGGCGACACGACCACGGTGTGGGCGATCCTGCCCGCTCCTCGCGCGTCGATGAACGGGCAGGTCACAGCCCTCAGAGAGGCCGGCTAGCCAGCACCGCCCGCTCGGTCGTGGCCCATGCCATGGACACGAGCAGATAGAGCCCGGCCGCGAGCGGCAGCACCAGCACGGCGAGCACGGAGCCGTACGGCATCCACGGCAGGAGCCGTTTCAACCAGTCCGGCTGGTCCTCGGAAATCGTGATGTTCCTGGCGGAGAACCATGCCACCACCACGACCAGCGCGATGACCAATACAAAGACCAAAAACGGCACACTTACCAGACCGAAATTGGCCATCACCCCGGCGACCTGCTGACCCAGCGGAGCGCCGAAAAGGGTGTGTCCGGCCAGCGCGGTCGGATGCGTGGCCACCCTGAACATCAGCCACATGAACGGAAGCTGCACCAGCATCGGCAGGAACCCCGCGAACGGCGAAGTGCCTTCCTTGGCGAAGAGCGCGGAGGTCTCCTTGGCCAGCCGCTCGGGGTTGCGCGCGTGGCGCTTCTGCAGCTCGCGCAGCTTGGGGGCGAGCCGCTGGCGGATCTTCATGGCTCGGGTCTGGCGGACGTTCAGGGGCAGCAGCAGGAGCCGTACGGCCAGGGTGAACAGCACGATGCCCAGCGCGGCACTGCCCCCGGACATGCTGATGACGAACGTGACAAGGGAATCGATCATGAGCCCTACCTGGAGTGAGATGAGGGAAAAGGGCTCACTCGTTCGAGGAGCCCCGCTTGACGAAGAAGCGGGGCATGCCTAAGGGGCTCGTGGACGCGAGCGACCGGCCGCGTCAGGGTCGCGCTGCCGCTGGAAGGCCGTGCGGCGCGCGTAACTCAGCGGAAAGCTCGGCGGCTCCCCACTGAGGATGGGCAGAATCGTCGCTGCCCACGTGGCCAGCAGCAGGATCGCCAGCATGGTGATCCCGACCAGCCACGGGTCGAACAGCAGGAACGTCAATGCGACCGGGAGGACTTGCCCACCACGGTGACCGCGACGAAGACGAGCAGAGCGATCACCCCGATGATCAGAGCGATCTTGACCAGGCCCACCAGCATCGGCAGCAGGAAATTGAACAGCACGAAGAGACCCAGCAGGGTCCCCAGCACGAGCATCACGACTCTACCCATGGAGCCACCGTACGTCCTCCGGCCATGATCCGCGAGGCTTACGAAGCAATGACGTGCCTGACGGTTACCTGCTCCGCGGTCGTACCGTGAAGTCGTGAACACGCGCATCCTGGTGGTCGATGATGACCCGACCGTGTCCGAGGTCGTCGCGCGCTATCTGGAGCGCGACGGTCACGAGGTCGAATGCGTCGGCGACGGGGTGGAGGCGCTGCGCAGGGCGCTGGCCCATCCGCCCGACCTCATGGTGCTGGACCTGATGCTGCCCAAGCTCGACGGGCTGCAGGTGTGCAGGAAGCTCAGGGAGCGCTGGCCCGTACCGGTGATCATGCTGACCGCGCTCGGCGAGGAGATCGACCGGGTGGTCGGGCTGGAGACGGGGGCCGACGACTACGTGACCAAGCCGTTCAGCCCGCGGGAGCTCGCGCTGCGCGTGCAGTCGGTGCTGCGGCGGGCGCGGGGGGCGTCCGTCACCGGCGGCACCGGGGTGCTGCGTGACGGGGACCTGGTGGTGGACGTGGGGGCGCACGAGGTCCGGCTGCGGGGGGACGAGGTGATGCTGACGGCGCGGGAGTTCGATCTGCTGGCGCACCTCATGCGCAATCCGCGGCAGGCCTTCAGCCGCTCCGCGCTGCTGAATCAGGTGTGGGGGTGGTCGTTCGGCGACTCCTCCACCGTGACCGTGCACGTCAGGCGGCTGCGGGAGAAGATCGAGCCGGATCCGACCGAGCCGCAGAGGATCGTCACGGTGTGGGGGGTCGGCTACCGGTATGAGCCGATGGAGGGTGGTTCCTGATGCCGCGGCCCGGTGACCTGCCCATGGTCCTGGCGGTGGCGGCCGGGCTCGGGCTCGTGGTCGCGCTGCTGGGCATCGGGGTGATGTGGCGGCTGCGCACCAGGTCCATCGGGGTGATGATGGCCGTCGTCGTGGTGGTCGCCGTGACGGCCACGCTGGCGGGGGTCGTGGCGATCATCATGAAGATGATCATCGAGGGTCCCGTCAAGGACTTCGTGCTGAGCGTGGTGGCCGTGGGCGGGCTGGTGGGGCTCGGGGTGGCGTTCGTGCTGGCCAGACGGGTGGTCTCGGAGAGCCGGCGGCTGGTGGACGCCGTGCGCGCCGTGCCGTTCACCGCGCCCCTGGGGCTGCCGGCCGAGCTCCAGACCATCGCGAACACCCTGGAGGAGGCGTACGCGCGGGAACGGGCCCTCGAAGGGGCGCGGCGGGAGCTCGTCGCCTGGGTGAGCCACGATCTTCGTACGCCGCTGGCCGGGATGCGGGCCATGGTCGAGGCGCTGGAGGACGGGGTGGTGTCCGATCCGCTGACGGTCGCGCGCTACCACGCCCAGATCAAGCTGGAGGTGGAACGGCTCTCGGGGATGGTGGACGACCTGTTCGAGCTGTCGCGGATCCACGCGGGGGCGCTGCGGCTGTCGCGTTCGCGCATCGGGCTGGCCGATCTCGTGGCCGACACCGTCGCCGGGGCCGAGCCGCTGGCCAGGGCCAAGGGGGTGGTCCTGACGGCCGAGGCGCCGGCGTCCCTGCCGGTGGAGGGCGACGCGGGGGCGCTGGGGCGGGCCCTGCGGAACCTCGTGGTCAACGCCATCCGGCACACGCCGTCGGACCGGACGGTGGTGCTGCGGGCCGGGGTGGACGCGGAGGGGATGGCTTGTCTGTCGGTCGCGGACTGTTGCGGGGGGATTCCTGAGGAGGACCTGCCGCGGGTGTTCGAGGTCGCTTTCCGGGGGGAGGCCGCTCGTACCCCTACGGCCGACGGTGGGGCGGGGCTGGGGCTCGCCATCGCGCAAGGGATCGTGGAGGCGCACGACGGGGTGATCGGGGTGGTCAACGACGGGCCGGGGTGCCGGTTCGAGATCCGGCTCCCCCTGGTCGCCGGCTGACCGCCCCGGGCACTCGTTCCTGACCTGGGTCTTCGGAGCCCTCAGGCGTTCTCCGGGAGCTCCGGCTCCGCCGTATCCCTGGAGGTGCCGAACGACTCCGACATCGCTCGAAATGTCGGGCAGGGCCAGCGCCACATGCAGCTCCGGCACCGCAGGATCGGATGCGCCGCGTCGCTGGTGATGCCTCCCGCGTCCCGCGGCTGATGGAGTTCGAGCAACCTCAGCCCCAGCTCCAAGAACCTGAGCAGATCAGCCCGGGCACCGCCCAGGAAGTCGAGGTCCTCGATCGCGAGCCGGGTGCGGATGGGGACGTAGCCTTCGCGGTTGACCAGGCTGCGGAGGCGCTCTGCTTCGTCATGCCATGAGGTGGCCTTCTCCGTACGGATGAGGATGTTCTCCAGGCGCTCTCGGAGCCCTTGACGCTGAGGGTCTTCAGGTTTTTCTGCTTTCATCGTCGCGGGACCCGTCTGTCGTGCCCCAGCCCCTCCTTCGCCGTGAAGTCGTGCCGTGTCCGGTGTCACGCTGTCAAGCTTCGCGTACTCTCCGTTTCCATGGAGCCCAAACGGAGGACAAAAACCGGTGGTTGCCCTATCGGCGTGACAACGTGACCGGAAGCCTCCGCGCCGCTAGCCTGCCCATGTGGAGCTCAAGGTCTCGACTCGATCACATGCCGGGTGCGCACTCGTTGCCATCACCGGAGAAATCGACCTCTATACGGCGCCTCACCTGCAGTCCGAGTTCACTCGGCTGCTGCAGGAAGGACCCAGCCGAGTGGTCATCGACATGTCCGCCGTGGATTTCTGCGACTCCACGGGGATGAACGTCCTGCTGTCTGCGCTCAAGCGGATGAAGGAGCAGGGAGGCGCGCTCGACGTGGCCGCCCCGCGTCCTGCGGTCCGCAAGATTCTGCAGGTCACCGGGCTCGACTCGGTGTTCACCGTGTACGACGAGGTGCCGCAGGAGTTCCTCATATCCGAGGGCTCATGACGGGATCCGTGTGCGGATCCGAGGACGTACAGAGCGGGGTCGCCTCGACCCCGGCCGCAGGGGCGGCGCGCTGGACGGCGGCGCCGCTGCTCGCGCATGCAGCACACCGGACACCTGCGGCGCGCTCTGAGGACGCCTCGCCCAGGACTCCGGCGACGCGACCTGGGGACACGCCGCGCAGGAGCACAGCACCGCTTCCTGGGGGCGCGTCGCCGTCGCGCGGGACATTAGCACCGCGACCTGCGAAGACATCCTGCGTGACAGCGGCGTTCTGGCCCGCACCTGGGACATACAGGACAGCAGCGCCGCGGCCTGCGCATGGGCCGCGCAGGACAGTAGCGCCGCGCCCCGCCCATGGGACCCGCAGGACAGTAGCGCCGCGGCCCGCCCATGGGACCCGCAGGACGGCAGTGCCTCAGCCTGCGCATGGGACGTCAAGCGCGGCAGCGCTCCCGCCTCTGCACGCGGCCCTGCATGGGGCCCTGCATGGGGCCCTGCACGGGGTCGTGAACGCGGCCCTGCGCGAGGCGGTGAATGCCGCCAGATGTGGCGCGTCGCAGCCGCCTCACAACGTGCTGTGCTGCCGCCGCCGTACCGACCGTGGCCGGAACGTCGGCTACGGTGGCAATGACGGCCCGAGTCGGGTCGCGAGTCACGGCCTGGGTCGAGTCGCCGGGCGCGGCCCGGACGTCGTCCTCGGCCTCGGCCCCGGCGCTCGGCTGAGGAGAAACGGAAGCGTCGTGTGCGGAGGTGGCGCTCGGTGAGCAGCAGCGGCGACACAGCGGTCATCATCCCGGCCGCCAACGAAGCCGATCGCATCGCGGCCACCGTCAAGGCCGCCGCGGCCCTGCCCGGCGTGGACCTGGTCGTGGTCGTGGACGACGGTTCGAGGGACCAGACCGGCAGAGTGGCCCGTGCGGCCGGCGCCAAGGTGGTGCGCCACAGCCGCAACAGAGGCAAGGCCGCCGCGATGGAGACCGGCGCGGAGGCCGTCCGTCTCCTCGACGAGGACGCCGCCCCCCGCCACCTGCTCTTCCTCGACGCCGACCTGGGCGAGACGGCTCACGCCGCCGCACCCCTCATCGAGCCCGTACGGGCGGGCAAGGCCGACATGACCATCGCGGTCTTCACGACCAGGGTGAAGCTGGGCGGCCACGGCCTGGTCGTACGCCTGTCGAAGGAAGGCATCCGCCGGGCCACCGGCTTCGAGCCCGCCCAGCCGCTCAACGGCCAGCGCTGCCTCACCAGAGCCGCTTTCGAGGCGGCCCGTCCGCTGGCGCACGGGTTCGGGGTGGAGACGGCGCTGACGATCGACCTGCTCCACAAGGGGTACCGGATCGTGGAGGTCGAGGTCGACATGGCCCACCGCGCCACGGGGACGGACTGGCGAGCCCAGCTCCATCGAGCGATCCAGCTCAGGGACGTGGCCCTTGCGCTAGCCACGCGAGAGCCGCTAATCGCCCAAAACCTCAACAAAATCCGCCCCAATCACTGACCATCTCCACACCTGGTGACGACCACAAGGCCCTTTTCCCTTCTCGGACCAGGGCGGTGGCCTTCCCCTCCACAGGCAACCACGGCCTGATCCCGGTTATCCACAGGAGGGTCCCGTCCGGCCGAAGCCCCCTCGCGAGTGTGCTGGAATTTGCCGGTGACTTCGGAGAAGCGGCACGAAAAGGCACGGGGCCGGCTCGCAGGGCCGGCCACGGCGGCGATCGGCGCCTCGATCCTGCTGACGATCGTCATCGGCCTTCTCGGCCCATCCCCGATGGTGCCCGCGCTGACCGGCCCGAGCTGGCAGCCGCCGTACTCTCTGGACGTTCACCCCAACCCCTACCTGGTGATCGCCTTGGCCGCCGGCGCGATCATCCTGGGCGGCCTCGGCCTCCTGACCGCCCTCACCCTGACCCGCTCCCCAAAGCTCCCCGAGCATGGGGCACTGTCGAGCAGGCTGTGGACGCCGCCTAACGCCCGCCTCATCGTCCTCATCGGCTGCACAGCCGCCGCAATCCTGGCATTCCTCCCGCCGTCCGGCTCCGGCGACCACCTCAACTACGCCGCCTACGGCCGCATGGTGACACTGGGCCTCAGCCCGTACACCCATGGCGCGGTGGACCTGCCGGGCGACCCCATCGCGGACGCGGTCGAGGAGCCCTGGCGCGAGGAGCCGAGCGTGTACGGCCCGGTGGCCACGGCCGTGCAAGCGGTGGCGAGCTGGATCGGCGGCGACTCCCTCCGCCTGACGATATTCGTGCTGGCCCTGTTCAACGCCGCCGCGTTCATAGCGACGGGCCTGCTCATCGACCGTTTCACCAGAGACGACCCGGCCAGGCGCCTGCGCGCCGCGCTCCTGTGGACGGCCAACCCCCTCCTGCTCTACCAGCTGGTGGCAGGAATGCACGTGGACACCCTCGCCATCGCCTGCATGGTCGCCGCCCTCCTGGCCAGGAGCCGTCCCACAGGGTCCGGCGTCCTGCTCGGGCTGGGCGTGGCGATCAAGGTCAATGCCGGCCTCGTGGCCCTCGGCCCCGCCTGGGAGCTACGACGCCGCCCCGCCCGCCTGGCCCTCATGGCGGCCTGCGCACTCGCCGTGGTGGTCATCGGGTACGCGATCGTCGGCCCGGAAGCGATCGCCCCGATGACGCGCACCAGCAAGTCGATCTCCCACGCCTCGTTCTGGAAGCTCGTCCAGGGCTGGCTCCAGTCCATCGTGGGCACAGGCAGCGCCTACCGAGGAGAGATCCAGATCGGCTCACTCCTGGTGCTCGCACTCCTCGCCTGGTCCCTGCTCCGCCTGGCCTCCCGCTCCCGCCGACCAGGCCTCCCTCCGAGCAGCGAGGCAGCCCCCCTCCCACCGAACGGGCCCGGCCACCACACGTCCCCCACAACGAGCCACCAGGCGGCGAGCGAGCCGGGCAACGCCACATCGAGCGCAGTGACCCACCCACCGACAATCGGACCAGGAAAGTCCGTCTCAAGCGGAGCGAGCCACCATACGCCGGGCCGGATGGGTGACGTCCCACCAGGCGCACCGAGTGACGACCCACGAAGCGGACCTGGTAACGACGCAGACAGTGGGGGGCGTAACGACGCAGACAGTGCGACGAGCAACGGCGCAGGTCGCTGGTCGAACCGCTGGACGGCACCGCACGCCAACGGCGGGCTTGAGGCACCGGTCGTGGCGGCCGGCCTGATGGTCGCCTACGTATTCGCCACGCCGTACATCCTCCCCTGGTACGACGGACTGGCCCTCGGATTGCTGGCGCTGGTGGCGGCCTCCACAGTGGACAGGTTCGTGGTCGCCCACCTGCTGGTCCTGTCGTTGGCCTACCTCCCGGCCAGAGTGGAGGGGCAGCCGGAGGATCTCGACTGGCTCAGGGAGGTGGTCCGGCCTCAACTCGCGTGGCTGCTGCTAGCCCTGACGGCGGCATTGGCCCTGTGGGCATGGCGAGCTGCCAGACTCGAACGCCTCCCGCCGGCGGCGGCTCCGGCTCGGGCGCGGCGCGTCCCAGGGTGAGCGCTCATCGTGGGCGTCGGCGTTCGGCTCAGCCCTCAGTCCGTAGGAACGGTGGTGAGTTGAAGGGCGCGGACGCAGGCGGCCAGGGTCAGCGGCACGGCCACCGTCAGGGCCATGGCGGGGATGGCGATGCCGGAGTCGTTCATGAGGAAGCCGACGAAGGCACACGTGAGGGCGCCGAACAGGCCGGCGCGCAGGGTGGGGGCCAGACGGTAGGCCTGGCCGAGAGCGGAGGCGCCCCATCGCGAGGGCCGGTCGAGTATCAGGAACAGGAAGGCCAGTGCGACCAGCGAGAGGAGGGTCAGTGACCAGTTTCCGACGGTTACGCCGATCATGGCACTGAACTTGCGCCCGACGACGGTCCACGCCTGGCCGTCGATGATCTGCTGAACGAAGTTGCCCAGGTGGGTGCGCTGGGATTCGGGGCGCAGCCAGTCGAACACCGACAGGGCCCCCACGAGCGCGATCCCCACGACCCCGACGAGCAGGAGCCTCA
This region includes:
- a CDS encoding ATP-binding protein, with the protein product MSSVVLLPYAPSSVAVARQRLSTELQDSGVFSTAIDDAVLVVSELLSNALRHAHPLPSGMVRVAWLRSDDHIEVAVSDGGAATEPRAGRPTLSSLGGRGLGIVEYVAESWGVRHDGDTTTVWAILPAPRASMNGQVTALREAG
- a CDS encoding YidC/Oxa1 family membrane protein insertase, with product MIDSLVTFVISMSGGSAALGIVLFTLAVRLLLLPLNVRQTRAMKIRQRLAPKLRELQKRHARNPERLAKETSALFAKEGTSPFAGFLPMLVQLPFMWLMFRVATHPTALAGHTLFGAPLGQQVAGVMANFGLVSVPFLVFVLVIALVVVVAWFSARNITISEDQPDWLKRLLPWMPYGSVLAVLVLPLAAGLYLLVSMAWATTERAVLASRPL
- a CDS encoding DUF6412 domain-containing protein, which produces MTFLLFDPWLVGITMLAILLLATWAATILPILSGEPPSFPLSYARRTAFQRQRDPDAAGRSRPRAP
- a CDS encoding response regulator transcription factor, with the translated sequence MNTRILVVDDDPTVSEVVARYLERDGHEVECVGDGVEALRRALAHPPDLMVLDLMLPKLDGLQVCRKLRERWPVPVIMLTALGEEIDRVVGLETGADDYVTKPFSPRELALRVQSVLRRARGASVTGGTGVLRDGDLVVDVGAHEVRLRGDEVMLTAREFDLLAHLMRNPRQAFSRSALLNQVWGWSFGDSSTVTVHVRRLREKIEPDPTEPQRIVTVWGVGYRYEPMEGGS
- a CDS encoding sensor histidine kinase — its product is MPRPGDLPMVLAVAAGLGLVVALLGIGVMWRLRTRSIGVMMAVVVVVAVTATLAGVVAIIMKMIIEGPVKDFVLSVVAVGGLVGLGVAFVLARRVVSESRRLVDAVRAVPFTAPLGLPAELQTIANTLEEAYARERALEGARRELVAWVSHDLRTPLAGMRAMVEALEDGVVSDPLTVARYHAQIKLEVERLSGMVDDLFELSRIHAGALRLSRSRIGLADLVADTVAGAEPLARAKGVVLTAEAPASLPVEGDAGALGRALRNLVVNAIRHTPSDRTVVLRAGVDAEGMACLSVADCCGGIPEEDLPRVFEVAFRGEAARTPTADGGAGLGLAIAQGIVEAHDGVIGVVNDGPGCRFEIRLPLVAG
- a CDS encoding STAS domain-containing protein is translated as MELKVSTRSHAGCALVAITGEIDLYTAPHLQSEFTRLLQEGPSRVVIDMSAVDFCDSTGMNVLLSALKRMKEQGGALDVAAPRPAVRKILQVTGLDSVFTVYDEVPQEFLISEGS
- a CDS encoding glycosyltransferase family 2 protein codes for the protein MSSSGDTAVIIPAANEADRIAATVKAAAALPGVDLVVVVDDGSRDQTGRVARAAGAKVVRHSRNRGKAAAMETGAEAVRLLDEDAAPRHLLFLDADLGETAHAAAPLIEPVRAGKADMTIAVFTTRVKLGGHGLVVRLSKEGIRRATGFEPAQPLNGQRCLTRAAFEAARPLAHGFGVETALTIDLLHKGYRIVEVEVDMAHRATGTDWRAQLHRAIQLRDVALALATREPLIAQNLNKIRPNH
- the mptB gene encoding polyprenol phosphomannose-dependent alpha 1,6 mannosyltransferase MptB, which encodes MTSEKRHEKARGRLAGPATAAIGASILLTIVIGLLGPSPMVPALTGPSWQPPYSLDVHPNPYLVIALAAGAIILGGLGLLTALTLTRSPKLPEHGALSSRLWTPPNARLIVLIGCTAAAILAFLPPSGSGDHLNYAAYGRMVTLGLSPYTHGAVDLPGDPIADAVEEPWREEPSVYGPVATAVQAVASWIGGDSLRLTIFVLALFNAAAFIATGLLIDRFTRDDPARRLRAALLWTANPLLLYQLVAGMHVDTLAIACMVAALLARSRPTGSGVLLGLGVAIKVNAGLVALGPAWELRRRPARLALMAACALAVVVIGYAIVGPEAIAPMTRTSKSISHASFWKLVQGWLQSIVGTGSAYRGEIQIGSLLVLALLAWSLLRLASRSRRPGLPPSSEAAPLPPNGPGHHTSPTTSHQAASEPGNATSSAVTHPPTIGPGKSVSSGASHHTPGRMGDVPPGAPSDDPRSGPGNDADSGGRNDADSATSNGAGRWSNRWTAPHANGGLEAPVVAAGLMVAYVFATPYILPWYDGLALGLLALVAASTVDRFVVAHLLVLSLAYLPARVEGQPEDLDWLREVVRPQLAWLLLALTAALALWAWRAARLERLPPAAAPARARRVPG